A genomic window from Elaeis guineensis isolate ETL-2024a chromosome 3, EG11, whole genome shotgun sequence includes:
- the LOC140856674 gene encoding uncharacterized protein has product MENSFHGLPPSKRFKLLHLQENPHPSDSPMPECLPAKKRLDHILHHHHYPISTTSLCLPAKKRVWAPHLSPLKHQHEDPNPICPQSHLQSQDDEEPSKQQDDDQEEEDDGVTCAVCRSTDGDPVDPIVFCDGCDLMVHASCYGDPLIKSIPEGDWFCLRCCERKGKEEEGEEKPSCCCLCPVKGGAVKPTTDGGWAHIMCALLVPEVFFRDPDGRDGIDCSRVPGRRRDIECYICGSNRGCAIECSEPKCGLGFHVSCGLEKGLSIEYKEGRGGAIVAGFCVDHTQLWKKQQITGKFKIVPRDREPKGKTRF; this is encoded by the exons ATGGAGAACAGCTTCCATGGGTTGCCACCCTCCAAGAGATTCAAGCTTCTCCATCTGCAAGAGAACCCCCATCCCTCGGATTCCCCCATGCCCGAATGCCTCCCAGCCAAAAAGAGGCTCGATCATATCCTTCACCACCATCACTATCCCATCTCCACCACCTCCCTCTGCCTCCCAGCCAAGAAGAGGGTCTGGGCTCCCCACCTCTCTCCCCTCAAACACCAACACGAGGACCCTAATCCCATCTGCCCTCAATCCCACCTTCAAtcacaagatgatgaagaacctaGCAAACAACAAGATGACGACCAAGAGGAGGAGGACGATGGGGTTACCTGTGCGGTTTGCCGGAGCACCGACGGTGATCCCGTGGACCCCATCGTGTTCTGCGATGGCTGCGATCTCATGGTACATGCCTCGTGCTACGGCGATCCCCTGATCAAATCCATCCCGGAAGGAGACTGGTTCTGCCTGAGATGCTGCGAGAGAAAGGGCAAGGAGGAGGAGGGCGAGGAGAAGCCGAGCTGCTGCTGCCTTTGCCCGGTGAAGGGAGGAGCGGTGAAGCCCACCACGGACGGCGGGTGGGCCCACATCATGTGCGCCCTCCTCGTGCCGGAGGTCTTCTTCCGCGACCCCGATGGGAGGGACGGCATCGACTGCTCCCGGGTTCCCGGTAGAAGACGAGACATCGAATGCTACATCTGTGGGTCCAATCGCGGGTGCGCCATCGAGTGCTCGGAGCCCAAGTGCGGGTTGGGGTTCCACGTTTCCTGCGGGCTGGAGAAGGGTCTCTCCATAGAGTACAAGGAGGGAAGAGGAGGAGCCATCGTCGCCGGCTTCTGCGTGGATCACACCCAGCTCTGGAAAAAG CAACAAATAACTGGCAAGTTCAAGATAGTACCAAGAGATCGCGAGCCCAAGGGAAAGACTAGATTTTGA